A genomic segment from Spongiibacter sp. IMCC21906 encodes:
- a CDS encoding DUF3336 domain-containing protein has product MKKLERKLGQAASYEEWKTLALEHDRCSGREHWKKIDKTSLYDYASIRSRLERLRYFRDNGDNIGLLFTLNEGIHGNMGGMGKPVLYARAKFGTKQLIQDYVDEITSALDHLARLDGDCPSFLERLDFFRRASKCFGKSALMLSGGAVLGNFHVGVVKELLGQNLLPDVISGSSAGSLLAAVLGTRTEEELSHFLETKNLLKDLLHEETQLVNQQNSASPRINHQVLKEKIAKLIPDLTFQEAFEKTGRHINISISPSDVHQTSRLLNAIASPNVYIRKAVLASCAIPGIYPPVMLEAKNVHGHPQPYLATRRWIDGSLSDDLPAKRLARLYGVNHFIVSQTNPLVLWAVHDAKSSSSMLGAVRQLGARSVKEWSKVGSSLTRRYFKNSPRVRRMANLVYSVINQEYTGDINIIPRYRFFDPRSLLTEVNEKELLEFIREGEHATWPKIEMIRISTKISRKLTEILEVYEAEELNRLGKSHHALGAEMPRNHLSA; this is encoded by the coding sequence GTGAAGAAACTTGAAAGAAAGCTGGGGCAGGCGGCCAGTTACGAAGAGTGGAAAACGTTGGCCCTAGAGCATGATCGATGTTCGGGTCGTGAGCATTGGAAAAAAATAGATAAAACCAGCCTTTACGACTATGCATCTATTCGTTCGCGATTGGAGCGCCTTCGGTATTTTCGTGATAACGGTGACAATATCGGTTTGTTGTTTACCTTAAACGAAGGTATTCACGGCAATATGGGCGGCATGGGTAAGCCGGTGTTATACGCCCGGGCCAAGTTTGGTACTAAACAACTCATTCAAGATTATGTCGACGAAATTACCAGTGCACTAGACCATTTGGCACGGCTGGACGGCGATTGCCCCAGTTTTTTAGAGCGGCTTGATTTCTTTCGCCGAGCCAGTAAATGTTTTGGTAAGTCTGCACTGATGCTGAGTGGTGGTGCTGTCCTGGGTAATTTTCATGTGGGCGTAGTTAAAGAGTTGCTTGGTCAAAATTTACTCCCCGATGTGATCTCCGGTTCCAGTGCGGGATCGCTTCTGGCGGCGGTGCTTGGTACTCGTACTGAGGAAGAATTAAGCCATTTTCTCGAAACCAAAAACCTGTTGAAGGACCTCCTCCATGAGGAGACCCAATTGGTTAATCAGCAAAACAGCGCGTCTCCACGTATCAATCACCAAGTTTTAAAAGAAAAGATCGCCAAGCTCATTCCTGACTTGACCTTTCAGGAGGCGTTCGAGAAAACGGGTCGGCATATCAATATTTCTATTTCACCTTCGGACGTGCATCAAACCTCGCGGCTTTTAAATGCCATCGCGTCGCCCAATGTTTATATTCGTAAGGCGGTATTGGCGTCTTGTGCCATTCCCGGTATTTACCCGCCGGTGATGTTAGAGGCTAAAAATGTACACGGTCACCCCCAGCCTTACTTGGCGACCCGGCGGTGGATTGATGGTTCCCTGAGTGATGATTTGCCCGCCAAGCGCTTAGCTCGGCTTTACGGCGTCAATCATTTTATCGTTAGTCAGACCAATCCCCTGGTGCTGTGGGCGGTACACGATGCAAAAAGCAGCAGCAGTATGCTTGGTGCCGTGAGGCAGCTGGGGGCCCGCAGTGTTAAAGAGTGGTCTAAGGTTGGTAGCAGCTTGACCCGTCGTTACTTTAAAAATTCACCTCGAGTCAGGCGAATGGCTAATCTGGTTTATTCGGTTATTAACCAGGAATACACAGGCGATATTAATATTATTCCCCGCTACCGATTTTTTGACCCCAGAAGCCTACTGACTGAGGTGAATGAAAAGGAGCTTCTCGAGTTTATCCGTGAGGGGGAGCATGCCACTTGGCCTAAAATAGAGATGATTCGAATTAGCACCAAAATCAGCCGTAAATTGACAGAAATTTTAGAAGTCTATGAAGCTGAAGAGTTAAACCGCTTGGGTAAAAGTCATCATGCCCTCGGTGCTGAAATGCCGAGAAACCATCTTTCTGCCTGA
- a CDS encoding YeeE/YedE family protein, translating into MVPATEFTPLISVIGGVLIGASALLLMWSVGRIAGISGIVGGALTQKGSERSWRLVFIAGLFLGGFLAAYFSGALEGVQPVSAWPVLLLAGLLVGFGTRMGSGCTSGHGICGLSRFSKRSLWATVTFMASGFVTVFVLRHVIGA; encoded by the coding sequence ATGGTTCCGGCAACCGAGTTCACGCCACTAATATCGGTTATTGGTGGTGTTTTGATTGGGGCCTCAGCGTTGTTGCTAATGTGGTCTGTGGGTCGTATTGCCGGAATCTCCGGTATTGTTGGCGGCGCATTGACACAAAAAGGCAGCGAACGCTCCTGGCGATTGGTTTTTATCGCAGGTCTTTTTCTCGGAGGTTTTCTCGCCGCCTACTTTAGTGGCGCATTAGAGGGTGTTCAGCCTGTGAGTGCCTGGCCTGTTTTGTTGCTTGCAGGCTTGTTGGTGGGGTTTGGTACGCGGATGGGGTCGGGATGCACCTCTGGTCATGGTATTTGTGGTTTATCCCGGTTTTCTAAGCGTTCTTTGTGGGCAACGGTGACTTTTATGGCGAGTGGGTTTGTTACCGTTTTTGTGCTTCGCCACGTGATTGGAGCCTAA
- a CDS encoding DUF3012 domain-containing protein, whose translation MKIIPLGSVLLALLTLSACAPEVGSEAWCAAMKEKPKGDWSANEAGDYTKHCVFK comes from the coding sequence ATGAAAATAATACCGCTTGGGAGTGTGTTGCTGGCGTTGTTGACCCTGTCAGCCTGCGCACCGGAAGTTGGCAGTGAAGCGTGGTGTGCGGCAATGAAAGAAAAGCCCAAAGGGGATTGGTCAGCCAATGAGGCGGGTGATTACACTAAGCATTGCGTTTTTAAATAA
- a CDS encoding DUF2505 domain-containing protein: MTVSCDFSQDLDAVLSKLKDESFRRQRCAALHEDMLSFAIAEEGDGFVVTMSRNVRRELPSVLAKVFSSVQTLDFEERWWPVGDGWQGSLKMDIRSQPATVKGDFSLMPTAKGCRYQIEHRCNAKIPLIGGKVEKYVCAQTDGGAEAELQYLHSELVS; encoded by the coding sequence ATGACAGTAAGCTGTGACTTTTCACAAGATCTTGATGCGGTCTTAAGCAAACTCAAAGACGAGTCTTTTCGTCGACAGCGATGCGCGGCCCTGCATGAAGACATGCTGAGTTTTGCGATTGCAGAAGAGGGTGATGGTTTTGTTGTTACCATGAGCCGTAATGTTCGACGAGAGTTGCCGTCGGTGTTGGCAAAAGTCTTTAGCTCTGTACAGACCTTGGATTTTGAGGAGCGCTGGTGGCCTGTGGGGGATGGCTGGCAGGGCAGTTTGAAAATGGATATTCGAAGCCAACCGGCGACAGTGAAGGGGGATTTCAGTTTGATGCCGACCGCCAAGGGTTGTCGATATCAGATTGAGCATCGCTGTAACGCCAAAATTCCGCTGATTGGCGGAAAGGTCGAGAAATATGTTTGTGCCCAAACGGATGGCGGTGCAGAGGCCGAGTTACAGTATTTGCACTCTGAGCTTGTAAGCTAG
- the gspC gene encoding type II secretion system protein GspC: MDSAIVLTKLLKPGVLRPLSVLLAILVLYLLAGLIWQFVELGREAPLSTAITESRTQSVTRETTNYNVQALLAVPLFGVKPSSAVEQDPLSSENVKVSALKIKVMGLVAGNDEAGIAVLQYGSKTRAYAVGEKIEVPGDVRLLAVKADHVLIENNRRREKIELDKRPAVSGVSSSVAEQHSDVVDIHTPEIQALIGDPRETVQNSPLKLARFFAVSPVNEGGQLVGYSLAPGRDKRLFELLDIKSGDVLLSVNGQALADVSTPELLRMMEDTSSFELLVKRGDAILTKRLEL, encoded by the coding sequence GTGGATAGCGCTATCGTACTGACTAAATTATTAAAACCTGGGGTGTTACGCCCTTTGTCGGTGCTGCTGGCGATACTCGTCCTTTATTTGCTTGCAGGCTTGATCTGGCAGTTTGTTGAACTGGGCCGGGAAGCACCATTGTCCACAGCAATAACGGAAAGCCGTACCCAGTCTGTTACCCGCGAAACAACCAATTACAATGTGCAGGCCCTATTGGCGGTGCCGCTGTTTGGTGTAAAGCCGAGTTCGGCTGTAGAGCAAGATCCGCTGTCTTCAGAAAATGTCAAAGTCTCTGCGCTAAAAATTAAAGTAATGGGCCTGGTCGCGGGTAATGATGAAGCGGGTATTGCCGTACTCCAATACGGGAGCAAAACCCGCGCCTACGCGGTGGGCGAAAAGATCGAAGTGCCCGGCGACGTTCGTTTGCTGGCAGTAAAAGCGGATCACGTCTTAATAGAAAACAACCGCCGCCGTGAAAAGATTGAGCTGGATAAGCGTCCTGCAGTAAGCGGGGTTAGCAGTTCTGTGGCTGAGCAACATAGCGACGTTGTGGATATACATACTCCTGAAATACAGGCGTTGATTGGAGACCCTAGAGAAACCGTTCAGAACAGCCCTTTGAAATTGGCGCGGTTTTTTGCGGTATCACCGGTTAACGAGGGTGGCCAATTAGTGGGTTATTCATTGGCGCCGGGCAGAGATAAACGCTTATTTGAGTTGCTGGATATAAAATCTGGCGATGTTCTGCTCTCTGTCAACGGCCAAGCCTTGGCCGATGTGTCTACACCTGAATTACTACGAATGATGGAAGATACCAGCAGCTTTGAGCTGTTGGTGAAACGCGGCGACGCGATACTGACCAAAAGACTTGAATTATGA
- a CDS encoding AarF/ABC1/UbiB kinase family protein, whose amino-acid sequence MNNLNRQSVIKGSAAPKIGVAELGVRGSWRMAQTLVAVYPRALKWLIEWRKPTPKDVRELFEALGATYIKLGQFIASSPSIFPAAYVEEFQRCLDQTPSLPFDKIKQIIEQDLGKPISQVFSHIDTKALASASIAQVHAAKLLSGEDVVVKVQKPGVQAVLTTDMNAVYLFTRIFELILPNTDKDAVAGLVSEMYQSMIDECDFYKEADNLRQFRQFLQDSNIDTVVAPKPYSQASGSRVLTMERLYGTALTDPETLEKRNIDPAQGLFNALNTWFASLTQCTFFHADLHSGNLLLLDDGRVGFIDFGMVGRIQPEAWQAMFSLFAGVSAQDYRQIAESMLTVGITRDKIDLDALSNDIRDLFEGLNAMDPAKVLNNSGGDNINKMMADLGGIARNYGIRFPRAFTMLLKQFLYFDRYMEMLAPGADIFQDDRVDFFLN is encoded by the coding sequence TTGAACAATCTCAATCGTCAGTCTGTTATAAAAGGGAGCGCCGCTCCCAAAATTGGTGTTGCCGAGCTTGGGGTTCGCGGTTCGTGGCGCATGGCTCAGACGCTTGTGGCGGTCTACCCTCGGGCATTGAAGTGGTTAATCGAATGGCGCAAACCTACGCCCAAAGATGTACGGGAGTTATTTGAGGCGCTAGGGGCCACATATATAAAGTTGGGGCAATTTATTGCCAGCTCACCGTCTATTTTTCCAGCAGCCTATGTTGAGGAATTTCAACGCTGTCTTGATCAAACACCGTCCCTGCCTTTTGACAAAATTAAACAGATTATTGAACAGGACTTGGGTAAACCCATTTCTCAGGTGTTTTCTCATATCGATACAAAGGCCTTAGCTTCAGCCTCCATTGCACAGGTTCACGCCGCAAAATTGCTCAGTGGCGAAGATGTTGTGGTGAAGGTGCAAAAGCCGGGTGTGCAGGCGGTGCTAACGACAGATATGAATGCGGTGTATTTATTTACTCGTATTTTTGAGTTGATTCTGCCCAATACCGATAAGGATGCGGTGGCCGGTTTGGTGAGTGAAATGTATCAGTCGATGATAGATGAATGCGACTTTTACAAAGAGGCAGACAACCTGCGCCAGTTCCGCCAGTTTCTCCAGGACAGCAATATCGATACGGTGGTTGCACCAAAACCGTATAGCCAAGCCTCTGGCAGTCGAGTGCTGACAATGGAACGATTATACGGCACAGCGTTAACTGATCCTGAAACTCTGGAAAAACGCAATATTGACCCCGCTCAGGGACTTTTTAATGCCTTGAATACGTGGTTTGCCAGTTTGACCCAGTGCACTTTTTTCCACGCTGATTTACACAGTGGCAATCTGTTGTTATTGGATGATGGCCGGGTCGGGTTTATTGATTTTGGTATGGTGGGGCGGATTCAACCGGAAGCATGGCAGGCAATGTTTTCGTTATTTGCTGGCGTTAGCGCGCAAGACTACCGTCAGATTGCTGAGTCGATGCTCACGGTGGGGATAACCCGGGACAAAATTGATCTTGATGCCCTGAGCAATGATATTCGCGATTTGTTTGAGGGGCTTAATGCGATGGATCCTGCCAAAGTGTTGAACAATAGCGGTGGAGACAATATCAATAAAATGATGGCCGATTTAGGCGGGATAGCGCGAAACTACGGCATTCGCTTTCCTCGTGCTTTTACAATGCTGTTGAAACAGTTTTTGTATTTTGATCGCTATATGGAAATGCTGGCCCCGGGGGCAGATATTTTTCAGGATGATCGGGTGGATTTTTTCCTCAATTAA
- a CDS encoding YeeE/YedE family protein produces MMSLLLILISGILFGAGIALSGMGDPAKVQNFLDLAGQWDPSLAFVMGGGLLVTTPGFMWLLKRERPLFADVFSLPTKQDLDGKLLAGAAMFGVGWGLSGLCPAPALVVLLSGGAMFLLFAAAMAAGMLMHYVVFERE; encoded by the coding sequence ATGATGTCACTATTATTGATATTAATATCTGGAATCTTGTTCGGGGCAGGTATTGCTTTGTCTGGTATGGGTGACCCTGCAAAAGTGCAGAATTTTTTGGATTTGGCGGGGCAGTGGGACCCCAGTTTAGCGTTTGTGATGGGGGGCGGCTTGTTGGTGACCACGCCTGGATTTATGTGGTTACTTAAACGTGAGCGCCCTTTATTCGCCGATGTTTTTTCACTGCCTACAAAACAAGACCTGGATGGCAAATTGCTTGCCGGAGCCGCGATGTTTGGCGTCGGCTGGGGCTTGAGCGGTTTATGTCCCGCGCCAGCGTTGGTTGTGTTGCTATCAGGTGGGGCAATGTTTTTATTGTTTGCCGCCGCGATGGCTGCTGGAATGTTGATGCATTATGTTGTGTTTGAGCGCGAATGA
- a CDS encoding tRNA-dihydrouridine synthase produces MRIHLAPMEGVVNARMRALLTGIGGIDRCVTEFVRVSDQLLPPRVFYRLCPELNHHGLTPSGIPVYLQLLGSDPVLMAENAQRAAELGAPGIDTNFGCPAKCVNRHRGGSILLEEPQLLHDIVASMRHAVPKHIPVTAKIRLGYQDASLLTDISDALVSAGADEITIHARTREDGYKPPAYWQHIAPLRQRHKLSIVANGEVWNADDYRQCRIQSNCDDVMIGRGLLARPDLARQIKSRHQGDDYQALAWFEVLALLQIMFEDSVATCQARHVGGPIKQWLGYLRRHYPEAEQLFTQIKRLTGIAELRLALANQLETQKLRTTARIQAA; encoded by the coding sequence ATGCGAATTCATTTAGCCCCCATGGAGGGGGTAGTCAATGCCAGAATGCGGGCACTGCTGACAGGTATCGGCGGGATAGACCGCTGCGTCACGGAGTTTGTTCGGGTATCAGACCAACTTCTGCCGCCCCGGGTATTTTATCGCCTCTGTCCAGAACTAAACCACCACGGGCTCACTCCCAGCGGGATACCCGTTTACCTGCAGCTACTGGGCAGCGACCCTGTGTTGATGGCCGAAAATGCCCAGCGTGCCGCCGAGCTTGGTGCTCCCGGCATTGATACCAACTTTGGTTGCCCTGCAAAATGTGTTAATCGCCATCGCGGTGGCTCAATATTGCTGGAAGAGCCCCAGTTACTGCATGACATTGTCGCCAGCATGCGTCACGCCGTACCCAAGCACATCCCTGTCACCGCTAAAATCCGCTTGGGTTACCAAGATGCCAGTTTACTAACCGACATTAGTGATGCATTGGTTTCCGCAGGAGCCGATGAAATCACCATTCACGCCCGTACCCGTGAAGACGGCTATAAACCCCCAGCCTACTGGCAACATATTGCACCGCTACGGCAACGCCACAAGCTCTCTATTGTGGCTAATGGTGAGGTCTGGAATGCCGACGATTATCGGCAATGTCGTATTCAGAGTAACTGTGATGACGTCATGATTGGCCGTGGCTTACTGGCCCGCCCAGACTTGGCTCGGCAGATCAAATCACGTCATCAAGGCGATGATTACCAAGCCTTGGCGTGGTTTGAGGTATTAGCGCTACTGCAAATTATGTTTGAAGACAGTGTGGCAACCTGCCAAGCCCGCCACGTTGGCGGCCCGATCAAACAATGGTTGGGATATCTTCGCCGGCACTACCCTGAAGCTGAGCAATTGTTCACTCAGATTAAGCGCCTTACGGGCATAGCGGAATTGCGGCTTGCCCTGGCAAACCAACTCGAAACTCAAAAACTGAGAACGACCGCCCGGATTCAAGCGGCCTAG